One window of the Chlorogloeopsis sp. ULAP01 genome contains the following:
- a CDS encoding DUF6753 family protein — protein sequence MTNIAKVVEKVIAEYSEEKKAEVTDWILKLGVRPDDPLFNLYAELGTTQFALQQLPGRLDSLVMGWTDMVDDKLNSASKVAIQQQKSAIAQAAKDLIKMTKQAGGALPLLGVSNWRLAQVAGVLGFVLALGSTIGVFTYKTIAGSVTFQQAASGTAILQPEDKKLLDWAKSNEGKVARSIYVRNAAIIKTCRQQKKYSGGCIIAVD from the coding sequence ATGACCAATATTGCAAAAGTTGTTGAAAAAGTTATTGCAGAATATTCTGAAGAAAAGAAAGCAGAGGTTACTGATTGGATACTTAAATTGGGTGTTCGACCTGATGACCCCTTGTTTAATCTATATGCCGAACTAGGTACAACCCAATTTGCGTTGCAGCAACTACCTGGTAGGCTTGACTCGCTTGTGATGGGTTGGACTGACATGGTAGACGATAAGTTAAATAGTGCTTCTAAGGTGGCAATACAGCAACAAAAAAGTGCGATCGCCCAAGCCGCTAAGGATTTAATTAAGATGACTAAGCAAGCTGGTGGGGCATTGCCTCTCTTGGGCGTAAGTAATTGGCGATTGGCACAAGTAGCGGGAGTGTTGGGTTTTGTACTGGCTTTGGGATCTACAATTGGTGTTTTTACATACAAAACTATTGCTGGAAGTGTAACTTTTCAGCAGGCGGCTTCTGGAACTGCTATTTTACAACCTGAAGATAAAAAGCTTCTGGATTGGGCTAAATCCAATGAAGGTAAGGTAGCACGTAGTATTTATGTTAGAAACGCTGCCATCATTAAAACTTGCCGCCAGCAGAAGAAGTATTCAGGCGGCTGCATAATTGCAGTTGATTAA
- a CDS encoding response regulator transcription factor — protein sequence MTANSSRDTINAAISNGADCYYCKNNAREEVGERFIEAVMAAYNNESWIDPTINRILIDNLRSNDTADRDSLDLLSDFSNKEITVLKLAAGGMKNNEIANVMYVSEGTVRSYLHNSFIKLGVKDRLNAIREAIRLESSALQT from the coding sequence ATGACTGCAAATAGCAGCCGAGATACCATTAACGCAGCAATTAGTAATGGCGCAGACTGCTACTACTGTAAAAATAATGCCAGAGAAGAAGTAGGAGAAAGATTCATTGAAGCAGTAATGGCTGCGTACAATAATGAATCATGGATTGACCCAACTATTAATCGTATTTTGATTGATAATCTTAGGTCAAATGACACAGCCGATAGAGATTCACTAGATTTGTTAAGTGATTTCTCTAATAAAGAAATTACAGTTCTCAAATTAGCGGCTGGTGGCATGAAAAATAATGAAATTGCCAATGTCATGTATGTTTCCGAAGGTACAGTCAGGTCATATTTACATAATTCATTTATCAAGTTAGGAGTCAAAGATAGATTAAACGCTATCCGCGAAGCTATCCGCCTGGAATCCTCAGCTTTGCAGACATGA
- a CDS encoding response regulator — translation MRPINVVIIENENISRVGAATILSETGKIQVCGLAKTGKEGIEIVDQQKPDIVVINIDLPDINGTDVISLIKCKPRQLK, via the coding sequence ATGAGACCTATTAATGTTGTCATCATTGAAAATGAGAACATATCTAGGGTTGGTGCGGCGACGATATTATCTGAAACTGGTAAAATCCAGGTATGTGGCCTTGCAAAAACCGGAAAAGAAGGAATAGAAATTGTTGACCAACAAAAGCCAGATATCGTGGTGATAAATATTGATTTACCTGATATCAATGGCACTGATGTCATAAGTTTAATTAAATGCAAACCACGTCAATTAAAATAG